One segment of Curtobacterium poinsettiae DNA contains the following:
- the lipB gene encoding lipoyl(octanoyl) transferase LipB encodes MPELEIVRVPGLLDYNEGLALQQRLKADVVAARSPGAVVLCEHPSVYTAGRRTRPSDLPTDGSPVVEVDRGGRITWHGPGQLVAYPILRLAEPLDVVAWVRDLEQVIIDAAAAVGITAERIDGRSGAWVPTSPPAKVGAIGLHVAEGVTSHGIAINCENDLEAYATIVPCGIADAGVTTLSRAAGHRVAADEVADRVAARVQAAFDGMHTGNRIARQETLV; translated from the coding sequence ATGCCGGAACTCGAGATCGTCCGGGTGCCCGGGCTGCTCGACTACAACGAGGGCCTCGCACTGCAGCAGCGCCTGAAGGCTGACGTCGTCGCCGCGCGCTCCCCTGGCGCGGTCGTCCTGTGCGAGCACCCGTCCGTGTACACCGCAGGTCGTCGGACGCGGCCGAGCGACCTGCCGACGGACGGCTCCCCCGTGGTCGAGGTTGACCGCGGCGGGCGCATCACGTGGCACGGCCCGGGACAGCTCGTCGCCTACCCCATCCTGCGGCTCGCCGAGCCCCTCGACGTCGTCGCCTGGGTGCGTGACCTCGAGCAGGTCATCATCGACGCCGCCGCCGCGGTCGGCATCACGGCGGAGCGCATCGACGGTCGCAGCGGCGCGTGGGTGCCGACCTCGCCGCCGGCGAAGGTCGGCGCGATCGGGCTGCACGTCGCCGAGGGCGTCACGAGCCACGGGATCGCGATCAACTGCGAGAACGACCTCGAGGCCTACGCGACGATCGTGCCATGTGGGATCGCGGACGCGGGCGTCACCACGCTCTCGCGGGCCGCAGGACACCGGGTCGCCGCCGACGAGGTCGCCGACCGCGTCGCTGCCCGGGTGCAGGCGGCGTTCGACGGCATGCACACCGGCAACCGGATCGCCCGACAGGAGACCCTCGTATGA